In one Novosphingopyxis iocasae genomic region, the following are encoded:
- a CDS encoding DUF7146 domain-containing protein: MSHRYSTKISSLEEAARRICENRGGKWSGTKGMACCPAHDDRTPSLGVSLGQKAILFHCFAGCDQQSVLAALVSEGVPASAWFSGGAIEPTMDTGPAAKPSAAALRIWRDAQPLRASPAKSYLESRGILAASPALRFHPRTPLGPKGRTRFLPAMIAAVSLDVGPIAIHRTFLSGNAKADFDKPKRALGALGEAAVRLFAPASGKLGLAEGVESAMSAYALTGIPVWATLGNERFGLVSVPESVTELHLFVDHDAGGELAASRALAAYARDARTIHVRKPSSRDTDWNDELTAWLRRKAAR; this comes from the coding sequence ATGTCCCACCGATATTCCACCAAGATAAGCTCTTTGGAAGAAGCCGCCCGCCGCATCTGTGAAAACCGGGGCGGCAAATGGTCCGGCACAAAAGGCATGGCCTGCTGCCCTGCGCATGACGACCGTACGCCGTCACTCGGTGTGTCGCTCGGCCAAAAAGCGATCCTTTTCCATTGTTTTGCGGGATGTGATCAGCAGAGCGTGCTGGCTGCTCTGGTGAGTGAAGGTGTACCGGCGTCAGCCTGGTTCTCGGGAGGTGCAATCGAGCCCACGATGGACACTGGTCCTGCAGCGAAGCCTTCGGCCGCTGCCTTGCGCATCTGGCGCGACGCACAGCCGTTACGCGCGAGTCCAGCAAAGTCCTACCTCGAGAGCCGCGGCATCCTCGCAGCATCTCCGGCGCTCCGCTTCCATCCACGAACGCCTCTTGGTCCGAAGGGACGCACCCGTTTTTTGCCGGCCATGATTGCGGCGGTCAGCCTCGACGTGGGGCCGATCGCCATCCATCGCACGTTCCTTTCGGGCAATGCCAAGGCCGATTTCGACAAACCGAAGCGCGCGCTCGGCGCGCTCGGCGAAGCAGCTGTCCGCCTCTTCGCTCCGGCCTCCGGCAAGCTTGGCCTTGCCGAGGGGGTCGAGAGCGCGATGTCGGCCTATGCTCTCACCGGCATTCCCGTCTGGGCGACCTTGGGCAATGAGCGCTTCGGCCTCGTCAGCGTACCCGAGAGCGTGACCGAGCTTCACCTTTTCGTCGATCACGATGCTGGCGGCGAGCTGGCTGCGTCGCGTGCCCTGGCCGCTTATGCCCGCGATGCGCGGACGATCCACGTTCGCAAGCCGTCGTCACGCGACACAGACTGGAACGATGAACTGACAGCATGGCTGCGCCGCAAGGCGGCGCGGTAG
- a CDS encoding XRE family transcriptional regulator has translation MAERMIVSVQTLQRLEAGDPTVGLAVLASALHVLGMTQRLAELVTPDSDRAGISEDLSRLPQKTHAVSDDDLDF, from the coding sequence ATGGCCGAGCGCATGATCGTCTCGGTTCAAACGCTGCAACGCCTCGAAGCGGGAGATCCTACCGTGGGCCTCGCGGTTCTGGCGAGCGCCCTGCATGTCCTGGGGATGACACAGCGCCTTGCCGAGCTGGTAACCCCAGACAGTGACCGGGCTGGCATCAGCGAGGATTTGTCCCGCCTGCCCCAGAAGACCCACGCTGTCAGCGACGATGATCTGGATTTCTAG
- a CDS encoding glutathione S-transferase family protein: MKIYGSSFSPYARKILAFCGEAGIDYELQAVGLGSDDPEFLAASPLRKIPAMEDDGFTLADSSAICHYLEAKHDVGLIPHDPALLGRTVWWDEVADTEIFANLQPLFFNRIVAPLFLRQEADEAAAARAEEEAVPAMLAWLETQMPEDGDWLVGERLTLADLAVASPLVNYAHCGGSLDAYPRVQAFAARMHARKGFASNIAWEKGALEKIRGG, translated from the coding sequence ATGAAAATCTACGGCTCCTCTTTCTCCCCCTATGCGCGCAAAATCCTGGCATTTTGCGGGGAAGCGGGGATCGATTACGAGTTGCAGGCCGTGGGGCTGGGCTCGGACGATCCCGAATTTCTCGCCGCCTCGCCGCTGCGCAAGATCCCGGCGATGGAGGATGACGGCTTCACGCTCGCCGATTCCAGCGCGATCTGCCATTATCTGGAAGCCAAGCACGATGTCGGCCTGATCCCGCACGATCCCGCGCTGCTCGGCCGTACCGTGTGGTGGGACGAGGTGGCGGACACGGAAATCTTCGCCAACCTGCAACCGCTGTTCTTCAACCGCATCGTCGCCCCGCTATTCCTGCGGCAGGAGGCGGATGAGGCCGCCGCTGCCCGCGCGGAAGAGGAGGCGGTGCCGGCCATGCTCGCTTGGCTGGAAACGCAGATGCCCGAAGACGGTGACTGGCTGGTGGGCGAGCGGCTGACCCTGGCCGATCTCGCGGTGGCAAGCCCGCTGGTGAATTACGCCCACTGCGGCGGCTCGCTCGATGCCTATCCGCGCGTACAGGCGTTCGCCGCGCGCATGCACGCACGGAAAGGATTTGCGAGCAACATCGCCTGGGAAAAGGGCGCGCTGGAAAAGATCCGGGGCGGCTGA
- a CDS encoding sensor histidine kinase — protein sequence MLPFSHFDGAILPELEELPNDEALVSFILGNGPSLIFIKDEESRILYANKAFLSVYAPDQREALIGTTTVESFPEEEAELFLSEDRRAFREGQTEIVEEITDWKAQRRTLLSRKMVYEMADGQKRLVCISTDITALAARERRLVRLNAQLKVYSHSIAHDLKNPISSIISGLNILQRDGSSKLSERGAVVVNSLKDSAKGLSGYISAMLKAATGEVSKLDFEEYDLNILLEEVRFNMSAAIEAADVKLNVTRLPVARVEPNLLRQLFQNLIENSIKYAGVDRIIVTIHHKEEGDEHIFYVGDNGVGIPDDKKDMVFSQFFKDGSADGLGLGLTICQRIANLHDGTMEIYDRVEQGCCMVVRIAAR from the coding sequence ATGTTGCCGTTTTCACATTTCGACGGCGCTATATTGCCGGAATTGGAGGAACTGCCCAATGATGAAGCACTCGTCAGCTTCATTCTGGGCAATGGCCCATCGCTCATCTTCATCAAAGATGAGGAAAGCCGCATTCTTTACGCCAACAAGGCGTTTCTATCGGTCTACGCACCGGACCAGCGAGAGGCGCTGATCGGCACTACGACGGTCGAAAGCTTTCCTGAGGAGGAGGCCGAGTTGTTCCTCAGCGAGGATCGCCGTGCCTTCAGGGAAGGCCAGACCGAGATCGTCGAAGAGATCACGGACTGGAAGGCGCAGCGCCGCACACTGCTATCGCGCAAGATGGTGTACGAAATGGCCGACGGGCAGAAACGGCTCGTCTGTATTTCAACGGATATCACTGCCCTTGCCGCACGCGAGCGCCGTCTGGTCAGGCTGAACGCGCAGCTGAAGGTCTATTCGCACAGCATCGCGCACGATCTGAAAAACCCCATTTCCAGCATCATCAGCGGGCTGAACATCCTGCAGCGGGACGGGAGCAGCAAATTGAGCGAGCGCGGCGCCGTGGTGGTGAATTCGCTGAAGGACAGCGCGAAGGGTCTGTCGGGATATATTTCGGCGATGCTGAAAGCTGCGACGGGGGAGGTCAGCAAGCTGGATTTCGAGGAATATGACCTGAATATCCTGCTGGAAGAAGTCCGCTTCAACATGTCCGCGGCGATCGAAGCGGCGGATGTCAAACTTAACGTCACGCGTCTGCCCGTCGCCCGGGTGGAACCGAACCTGCTGCGGCAGCTGTTCCAGAACCTGATCGAAAATTCGATCAAATATGCCGGGGTCGACCGGATTATCGTGACGATCCACCACAAGGAAGAAGGTGACGAGCATATCTTCTATGTCGGGGACAATGGCGTCGGCATTCCGGACGACAAGAAGGACATGGTTTTTAGCCAGTTCTTCAAGGACGGGAGTGCGGATGGGTTGGGCTTGGGCCTGACCATCTGCCAGCGCATCGCCAACCTGCATGACGGCACCATGGAAATCTACGACCGCGTCGAGCAGGGTTGCTGCATGGTCGTTCGGATCGCCGCCCGATAG
- a CDS encoding DNA-packaging protein, with protein sequence MSVGRRSGRAPANARKSRRSHSPDVVIRALARLSLKQLAAVLRRLPLNHRRELVGRWKGFEHDGQRAPCGDWRVWLIRAGRGFGKTRAGAEWVSEYARTHPDAQIALVGANIEDARRVMVEGRSGVLAVARSHEKPRWKKGAGTVHFDSGAVATIFSAETPEALRGPEHHAAWCDELAKWRHAKPVWDNLILGLRLGERPQAVVTTTPRSVPILRTIMAMDGFVETRGATRDNPHLSARVVADLEAQYGTSNLGRQELSGDLIDDVEGALWSRALLEARRCAPPEETMRVVVGVDPPAGAGEGDACGIIVAALLPGGRAVVLADASVEGEGPAGWARAVASAAREWGADRVIAEANQGGAMVESVLRAADAALPVRLVHASRGKAARAEPVAALYEADKVHHAGHFPALEDQLCGLIAGGGYEGPGRSPDRADALVWAITALLLNRRGEVQVRGL encoded by the coding sequence ATGAGCGTGGGCCGCCGCAGCGGACGAGCACCGGCCAACGCCCGGAAGAGCAGGCGCAGCCATAGTCCGGATGTGGTGATCCGTGCACTTGCCCGGCTCTCGCTGAAGCAGTTGGCGGCTGTGCTGCGTCGTCTACCGCTCAACCATCGCCGCGAGCTTGTGGGGCGGTGGAAGGGCTTCGAACATGACGGCCAACGCGCGCCCTGCGGCGACTGGCGGGTCTGGCTGATCCGCGCGGGCCGCGGGTTCGGGAAAACGCGAGCGGGCGCGGAATGGGTGAGCGAATATGCGCGGACCCATCCGGACGCGCAGATCGCGCTGGTCGGCGCCAATATCGAAGATGCGCGCCGCGTGATGGTGGAGGGGCGCAGCGGCGTGCTCGCCGTGGCGCGCTCCCACGAAAAGCCGCGCTGGAAGAAGGGGGCGGGCACGGTGCATTTCGATAGCGGCGCGGTGGCCACCATCTTCTCCGCCGAGACGCCCGAGGCGCTGCGCGGACCCGAACACCACGCCGCCTGGTGCGACGAGCTGGCCAAATGGCGGCATGCCAAGCCCGTGTGGGACAATCTGATCCTGGGGCTCCGGCTCGGCGAGCGCCCGCAAGCGGTGGTCACGACCACACCGCGCAGCGTGCCGATCCTGCGCACGATCATGGCGATGGACGGGTTCGTCGAGACCCGCGGGGCCACGCGCGACAATCCGCATCTCTCTGCCCGCGTGGTGGCCGATCTGGAGGCGCAATATGGTACCAGCAATCTCGGGCGGCAGGAGCTGTCTGGTGATCTGATCGACGATGTCGAGGGCGCGCTGTGGAGCCGGGCGCTGCTGGAGGCGCGGCGATGTGCGCCGCCGGAGGAGACGATGCGCGTCGTGGTCGGTGTCGATCCGCCGGCGGGCGCGGGCGAGGGCGATGCCTGCGGGATCATCGTCGCCGCGCTGTTGCCGGGCGGGCGGGCCGTGGTGCTGGCCGATGCCAGCGTGGAGGGCGAGGGGCCGGCGGGCTGGGCCCGCGCCGTCGCTTCGGCTGCGCGCGAATGGGGCGCGGACCGGGTGATCGCGGAGGCAAACCAGGGCGGCGCGATGGTGGAGAGCGTGCTGCGCGCCGCCGACGCCGCGCTGCCGGTGCGTCTGGTCCACGCCAGCCGCGGCAAGGCGGCGCGCGCGGAGCCGGTCGCCGCGCTCTACGAGGCGGACAAGGTGCACCATGCCGGGCACTTTCCCGCGCTGGAGGACCAGCTTTGCGGCCTCATCGCGGGCGGCGGCTATGAAGGCCCCGGCCGCTCCCCGGACCGTGCCGACGCGCTCGTCTGGGCGATCACCGCGTTGCTGCTGAACCGGCGCGGCGAAGTGCAGGTGCGCGGGCTGTAA
- a CDS encoding phage portal protein: MTILDTLRLAFKGESVAERPRLARWFNSPWGAAFTDDAPFSYDAAVRAGYERNPVAQRAVRLVAEGVGAAPVESDTPGLAALANASSAGQRLFETVAAQLLLHGNAFVQILRGPGGEAAELFALRPDRVTIVPDARGWPAAFHYCAGDAVEAIDAIATDGRPQIVHIKGYHPLDDHYGLGCLGAAAEAIGLHNAATRWNRALLDNGARPSGALVYDPGDGSTLSPEQFARLKAELEGAYQGPGNSGRPMLLEGGLSWQSMAMSPADMDFAGLKEAAARDIALAFGVPPMLLGLPGDNSYANYREANKALWRLTLLPLVSTICEALSEGLADWFPAAALTVAVDRVPALSEDRERLWTSVTAADFLSREEKRELLGLTAKEAA; encoded by the coding sequence ATGACCATCCTCGATACCCTGCGCCTCGCCTTCAAGGGCGAGAGCGTGGCCGAGCGGCCGCGTCTGGCGCGCTGGTTCAACTCTCCCTGGGGCGCGGCCTTCACCGATGACGCGCCCTTTTCCTATGATGCTGCCGTGCGCGCCGGTTACGAGCGCAACCCCGTCGCCCAGCGCGCGGTGCGACTGGTGGCCGAGGGCGTAGGCGCCGCGCCGGTCGAGAGCGATACGCCCGGCCTCGCCGCGCTCGCGAATGCATCGAGCGCGGGCCAGCGCCTGTTCGAGACGGTGGCCGCGCAGCTGCTCCTGCATGGCAACGCTTTCGTGCAGATCCTGCGCGGGCCCGGCGGCGAGGCGGCGGAGCTGTTCGCGCTGCGGCCGGACCGCGTCACCATTGTTCCCGATGCGCGCGGCTGGCCCGCCGCCTTCCACTATTGCGCGGGCGATGCGGTGGAGGCGATCGACGCGATCGCCACCGACGGGCGGCCGCAAATCGTCCACATCAAGGGTTATCATCCGCTCGACGATCATTACGGCCTGGGCTGTCTCGGCGCGGCGGCGGAGGCGATCGGCCTGCACAACGCCGCCACCCGCTGGAACCGCGCACTGCTCGACAATGGCGCGCGGCCCAGCGGCGCGCTGGTTTACGATCCGGGCGACGGCTCCACCCTCTCGCCCGAACAGTTCGCGCGGCTGAAGGCCGAACTGGAGGGCGCCTATCAGGGCCCCGGCAATAGCGGGCGGCCCATGTTGCTGGAAGGCGGCCTCAGCTGGCAATCGATGGCGATGAGCCCGGCGGACATGGACTTCGCCGGGCTGAAGGAAGCCGCCGCGCGCGACATCGCGCTAGCCTTCGGGGTGCCGCCGATGCTGCTCGGGCTGCCGGGCGACAACAGCTATGCGAACTACCGCGAGGCGAACAAGGCGCTGTGGCGGCTCACCTTGCTGCCACTGGTGAGCACCATCTGCGAGGCGCTGAGCGAAGGGCTGGCCGACTGGTTTCCGGCGGCGGCGCTGACCGTCGCGGTCGACCGCGTGCCCGCGCTGTCTGAGGACCGCGAGCGGCTGTGGACCAGCGTGACGGCGGCCGATTTCCTCAGCCGCGAGGAAAAGCGGGAGTTGCTGGGGCTGACGGCGAAGGAGGCGGCATGA
- a CDS encoding HK97 family phage prohead protease: MSFCNQTTSVRPELVEGPYCFARQKDGAPTGSARTEEVVPGALRIAGYAAIFGIEDRGGDIIEPGAFAATLAAQPSDGLPLLWQHDPLRRIGTVTYAAEDRKGLRVIAQLTPEGTALARCDWGGGLSFGYRARASVGTRPRRLLALDLVEVSLVRLPMQALARVHRLSG, encoded by the coding sequence ATGAGCTTTTGCAACCAAACCACATCCGTTCGCCCTGAGCTTGTCGAAGGGCCGTACTGTTTTGCCCGACAGAAGGACGGGGCTCCGACAGGCTCAGCCCGAACGGAAGAGGTCGTTCCCGGGGCCCTCCGCATCGCCGGATATGCTGCCATCTTCGGCATCGAGGATCGCGGCGGCGACATCATCGAACCCGGTGCCTTTGCCGCCACCCTCGCCGCGCAGCCATCGGACGGGCTCCCGCTTCTGTGGCAGCACGATCCGCTGCGTCGCATCGGCACCGTCACCTATGCCGCCGAGGATCGCAAGGGGCTGCGCGTTATCGCGCAGCTTACGCCCGAAGGCACCGCGCTCGCCCGCTGCGACTGGGGCGGCGGCCTCAGCTTCGGTTACCGCGCGCGGGCGAGCGTTGGCACCCGTCCCCGCCGCCTGCTCGCGCTGGATCTCGTCGAAGTCAGCCTGGTCCGCCTGCCGATGCAGGCGCTGGCGCGGGTGCATCGTTTGAGCGGCTGA
- a CDS encoding sulfite exporter TauE/SafE family protein gives MPDFSSFDLVALLPFIAVGFVAQSIDGALGMAFGVITNTMLVAVLGLPPAQASAKVHVVEVFTTAVSGISHFLSGNVEWPLFFRLLVPGLIGGVTGAYLLTSIDASVVKPFVLGYLALMGIWLLVRGLLYPPKLKSATVIAPLGLVGGFLDAAGGGGWGPVVTSNLLVQGAEPRKVVGTVNSVEFFLTLTVSATFIYHLGFQSFAGATLGLLIGGVIAAPFGAIMAKRFSPKVMLVLVGIVLTATSAYSLLRALS, from the coding sequence ATGCCCGATTTCAGCAGCTTCGATCTCGTCGCCCTGCTTCCCTTCATCGCGGTGGGCTTCGTAGCCCAGTCGATCGACGGCGCGCTGGGCATGGCCTTTGGCGTCATCACCAACACGATGCTCGTCGCCGTTCTGGGCCTGCCGCCCGCGCAGGCCTCGGCGAAAGTGCATGTGGTGGAGGTGTTCACCACCGCCGTCTCCGGCATCAGCCATTTCCTCAGCGGCAATGTGGAATGGCCGCTCTTCTTCCGCCTGCTCGTTCCCGGTCTGATCGGCGGCGTGACCGGCGCCTATCTGCTCACCAGCATCGATGCGTCCGTGGTGAAACCGTTCGTGCTGGGCTATCTCGCGCTGATGGGCATCTGGCTGCTCGTGCGCGGGCTGCTTTATCCACCCAAGCTGAAGAGCGCGACGGTGATCGCGCCGCTTGGCCTCGTCGGCGGCTTCCTGGACGCCGCGGGCGGGGGCGGTTGGGGGCCGGTCGTCACCTCCAACCTGCTCGTCCAGGGGGCCGAGCCGCGCAAGGTGGTGGGCACGGTGAACAGCGTGGAATTCTTCCTGACGCTGACCGTTTCGGCCACCTTCATCTATCATCTGGGGTTTCAGAGTTTCGCGGGCGCCACCCTGGGCCTGCTGATCGGCGGCGTCATCGCCGCGCCTTTCGGTGCGATCATGGCAAAGCGCTTCAGCCCCAAGGTCATGCTGGTGCTGGTGGGCATCGTGCTGACCGCGACCAGCGCCTATTCGCTGCTGCGCGCACTATCCTGA
- a CDS encoding PRC-barrel domain-containing protein has translation MTDAETAPQTPRTPDDIQPPPQRHHAITSDRVEGTAVYSEDGDHMGHVHSLVIEKADGKVTDIVVSIGGFLGLGGELHSIPWEKFAYDVNLAGYRLGLSKQELRDAPTFTDESRELALDMAYQQRVYDYYSVAPYWY, from the coding sequence ATGACCGACGCCGAAACCGCCCCGCAGACCCCTCGCACCCCGGACGATATCCAGCCGCCGCCGCAGCGGCACCACGCTATCACCAGCGACCGTGTGGAGGGCACTGCCGTCTACAGCGAGGACGGCGATCATATGGGCCATGTCCATTCGTTGGTAATCGAAAAGGCGGACGGAAAGGTGACCGATATCGTCGTCTCGATCGGCGGATTTCTGGGCCTGGGCGGTGAGCTGCACTCGATCCCTTGGGAAAAGTTCGCCTATGATGTGAACCTAGCCGGTTATCGCCTGGGCCTAAGCAAACAGGAACTGCGCGACGCCCCCACCTTTACCGACGAGAGCCGTGAGCTGGCGCTCGACATGGCCTATCAGCAGCGCGTCTACGATTATTATTCCGTGGCACCTTACTGGTATTAA
- a CDS encoding DUF6127 family protein: MITNDMLAGLALEARREGIDAVTLRAIVEEASDAGAARALERLGLADPQAHGDVRELRQLLDAWREAKRGALKAGLDWLVKALIALMLIGIAVRIGVGELVR, encoded by the coding sequence ATGATCACGAACGACATGCTCGCCGGCCTGGCGCTCGAGGCGCGGCGCGAGGGGATCGACGCGGTGACACTGCGCGCGATCGTGGAGGAAGCGAGCGATGCCGGGGCGGCCCGCGCGCTGGAACGGCTCGGCCTCGCGGACCCGCAGGCGCATGGCGACGTGCGCGAGCTGCGCCAGTTGCTCGACGCCTGGCGCGAGGCGAAGCGCGGCGCGCTGAAGGCCGGGCTCGACTGGCTGGTGAAGGCATTGATCGCGCTGATGCTGATCGGCATCGCCGTGCGCATCGGCGTGGGGGAGCTGGTGCGATGA
- a CDS encoding type II toxin-antitoxin system HipA family toxin — MTDEPRNQFATFAYGRRYLERPDRIAVDPVALPLHEAGTSRTFRTEEGFAVFGGIRDAAPDGWGQYLMYKAMGDRLPSEIDLILASGEHRVGALAFGPTSAQPERITPWGDGPAPGEEFTLAELAEAAERAQHVDELDENLRALLAAGSSLGGARPKAATKIGDKPWIAKFQKRGDSFPECRVELATMRLASECGLDVPPLDFHCVLDRDIYLIERFDRIPHGNWLERRPFASGLTMLGAHESEVSSFSYADLAGAIRQFGTKVLQDLHELFRRMLLNILVTNDDDHLRNHGFLFDGEGWRLSPLYDVVPKPQLGLERRLVLGVGPEGRAATIENALAGAAVFDLSHDDANAIAEDMRRIVATRWEHLFTEAGISAADRKRFATCFRLAAPAS; from the coding sequence ATGACCGACGAACCGCGCAACCAGTTTGCTACCTTCGCTTACGGGCGGCGTTATCTGGAACGCCCTGACCGTATTGCGGTCGATCCTGTAGCTCTGCCGTTGCACGAAGCTGGAACTTCTCGAACATTCAGGACGGAAGAAGGCTTTGCCGTGTTCGGTGGCATTCGGGATGCTGCTCCTGACGGCTGGGGCCAATACCTAATGTACAAGGCGATGGGCGATCGCTTGCCGAGCGAAATCGATCTCATTCTGGCCTCGGGCGAACATCGCGTGGGTGCGCTCGCCTTTGGGCCGACGTCCGCCCAGCCTGAGAGAATTACACCATGGGGGGACGGCCCTGCTCCGGGCGAAGAGTTCACGCTCGCAGAGCTAGCAGAAGCCGCCGAACGAGCGCAGCATGTCGACGAACTCGACGAGAACTTGAGGGCGTTGCTAGCCGCCGGGTCATCTCTGGGCGGCGCCCGGCCGAAGGCTGCTACAAAAATCGGCGACAAACCCTGGATCGCGAAATTTCAGAAGCGGGGAGACAGCTTCCCCGAATGCCGGGTCGAACTGGCGACAATGCGGCTTGCCAGCGAATGTGGTCTCGATGTGCCGCCACTCGACTTCCACTGTGTCCTTGATCGCGACATCTATCTGATCGAGCGGTTCGATCGGATTCCTCACGGCAACTGGCTGGAACGCAGGCCCTTTGCTTCGGGGCTCACAATGCTCGGGGCGCATGAGAGCGAGGTCAGCAGCTTCAGCTATGCCGATCTCGCAGGAGCGATCCGGCAATTCGGAACCAAAGTACTTCAGGATCTACACGAGCTATTTCGTCGTATGTTGCTCAATATCCTCGTCACCAATGATGATGATCACCTGCGTAATCATGGCTTCTTGTTCGATGGTGAGGGATGGCGGCTTTCGCCGCTTTACGATGTAGTGCCGAAGCCGCAGCTGGGACTGGAGCGCCGGCTCGTCCTCGGCGTCGGGCCGGAAGGCCGCGCTGCAACGATCGAGAATGCTCTCGCCGGTGCCGCGGTCTTCGACCTCAGCCATGATGACGCGAACGCAATCGCCGAAGACATGAGGAGAATCGTAGCGACACGGTGGGAACACCTATTCACAGAAGCAGGGATAAGCGCGGCTGATCGCAAGCGTTTCGCAACCTGCTTCCGATTGGCAGCACCCGCGTCATGA